A region of Ignatzschineria larvae DSM 13226 DNA encodes the following proteins:
- the uvrC gene encoding excinuclease ABC subunit UvrC, whose protein sequence is MPFDADHFLKNAPTTSGVYVMRDSAGDIIYVGKAKNLKNRLTSYFKTKNLPPKTQALVANIDSIETTLTATEKDALVLESNLIKAHRPRYNVRLIDDKSYPYIYLSDHPFPRFSFYRGARKKRGRMFGPYPSSLAVKETLNLMKKVFRVRECEDSFFANRTRPCLQYQIQRCSGPCVEKISQQDYQESVDEAVLFLTGESQKLVDHLIEKMTQLSQSMAFEEAAIVRDQIQYIREIQGRNLMEESHDSLDIIAYAEAAELVNIEVMTIRDGRVLGTRAYFPKVPSGTPAEEVMEAFVSQYYGEHRLPPRTIILNRTLPKEEESWLVTGLAEISPYAVQLQYSRHLRGRKRQWLEMVENNAEHSLKVKLASRSQVEDRLFALGEVLGFDRAIRRIECFDNSHSFGERTVAADVVFTTEGFAKQHYRRFNIEGITPGDDYEAMRQALTRRLKGKDPADYPDILLIDGGKGQLQVAIEVLDALNITSIFLLAISEGEGKVRGKDMIWLRDKTRLLLSPQSPAFHLLTQIRDETHRFAIEGHRARRDKARRRSLLEDIPGIGEARRTALLTHFGGLESLKKAAVSDIEKVPGISKKMAEIVFQGLRQGS, encoded by the coding sequence ATGCCTTTTGATGCAGACCATTTTTTAAAAAATGCACCCACGACTTCCGGCGTTTATGTGATGCGCGACAGTGCGGGCGATATCATCTATGTTGGAAAAGCCAAGAATCTTAAAAACCGCCTCACTAGCTACTTTAAGACCAAAAATCTTCCTCCTAAAACGCAAGCGTTAGTGGCAAATATAGATTCAATTGAAACGACCCTTACTGCTACTGAAAAAGATGCGCTTGTGCTCGAGAGCAATCTCATTAAAGCGCACCGCCCGCGTTACAATGTACGTTTAATTGATGATAAGAGCTATCCTTATATCTATCTCTCGGATCATCCTTTTCCTCGTTTTAGCTTCTATCGTGGCGCCCGTAAAAAACGGGGGCGAATGTTTGGGCCGTATCCCTCTTCATTAGCGGTGAAAGAGACGCTCAATTTGATGAAGAAGGTTTTTCGGGTGCGGGAGTGTGAGGATAGTTTTTTTGCCAATCGTACGCGCCCTTGTTTGCAATATCAGATTCAGCGCTGTAGTGGCCCTTGTGTCGAGAAGATTTCTCAGCAAGATTATCAAGAGAGTGTGGATGAAGCTGTGCTCTTTTTAACCGGCGAATCACAAAAACTGGTAGACCATCTTATTGAGAAGATGACACAGTTGAGTCAATCAATGGCCTTTGAAGAGGCGGCTATTGTCCGGGATCAAATTCAATATATTCGGGAGATTCAAGGGCGAAATCTAATGGAAGAGAGTCATGATTCCTTAGATATTATCGCTTATGCGGAAGCTGCGGAATTGGTCAATATTGAAGTGATGACCATCCGCGATGGCAGGGTGCTCGGCACAAGAGCCTATTTCCCTAAAGTGCCAAGTGGTACGCCGGCAGAAGAGGTGATGGAGGCATTTGTTAGTCAATATTATGGCGAACACCGTCTTCCCCCACGAACGATTATTCTCAATCGAACTTTGCCGAAAGAGGAAGAGAGTTGGCTCGTCACAGGGCTTGCCGAGATTAGCCCTTATGCGGTACAGCTGCAATATAGCCGTCATTTACGGGGGCGTAAACGGCAATGGCTTGAGATGGTGGAGAATAATGCCGAGCATTCCCTTAAAGTGAAATTAGCGAGCCGATCTCAAGTGGAAGATCGCCTCTTTGCACTAGGCGAAGTGTTAGGATTTGATAGAGCGATTCGCCGAATAGAGTGCTTTGATAACTCGCATAGCTTTGGGGAGCGAACCGTTGCGGCAGATGTTGTCTTTACCACTGAGGGCTTTGCGAAACAGCATTACCGGCGCTTTAATATTGAAGGGATTACCCCGGGCGATGATTATGAGGCGATGCGACAAGCCTTAACGCGGCGCTTAAAGGGCAAAGACCCGGCAGATTATCCGGATATCTTACTCATTGATGGTGGCAAAGGGCAGTTGCAAGTGGCGATTGAGGTGCTCGATGCGCTCAATATTACGTCAATTTTTCTACTTGCGATCTCAGAAGGAGAGGGTAAGGTTCGAGGTAAAGATATGATCTGGCTTCGGGATAAAACACGCTTACTGTTGAGTCCACAATCCCCGGCATTTCATCTTCTCACGCAGATTCGAGATGAAACACACCGCTTTGCCATTGAAGGGCATAGAGCACGCCGAGATAAAGCACGCCGGCGCTCACTGTTAGAGGATATTCCCGGCATTGGAGAAGCAAGAAGAACCGCACTCTTAACTCACTTTGGGGGCTTGGAATCACTGAAAAAAGCCGCAGTGAGTGACATTGAGAAAGTGCCCGGCATTAGTAAAAAGATGGCGGAGATTGTCTTTCAGGGGTTGCGACAAGGCTCATAA
- a CDS encoding ACT domain-containing protein: MIYYQPRVTKGQIKQEAKPMSHRNSLQDVLQNIDPVLSSETYVYVGLADHSLLKVLGFDPLAFYKEREGITLILRKEEADNNFLKYEGEYCKITLNVPFKPISTGLTAIISSALAKAGIGIKPVHTVYNSYVLINKPDAHVALEIITALQRKIQGMNAH, translated from the coding sequence ATGATATATTATCAACCTCGTGTAACTAAAGGACAGATCAAACAAGAGGCCAAACCCATGTCACATAGAAACTCACTGCAAGATGTGTTACAAAATATTGACCCCGTACTCTCAAGTGAAACATATGTCTATGTCGGTCTTGCTGATCATTCCCTTCTTAAAGTGCTAGGTTTTGACCCCTTAGCATTTTATAAAGAACGTGAAGGAATCACGCTCATTCTACGCAAAGAAGAGGCAGATAACAATTTCCTGAAATATGAGGGCGAATATTGCAAAATTACCCTCAATGTGCCATTTAAACCGATCAGCACAGGCCTAACCGCTATTATCTCAAGCGCACTTGCTAAAGCCGGCATCGGTATTAAACCCGTTCATACCGTCTATAATAGCTATGTGCTGATCAATAAGCCTGATGCCCATGTTGCACTTGAGATTATCACCGCTCTTCAAAGAAAGATCCAAGGGATGAATGCACATTAG
- a CDS encoding glycerate kinase: MKIVIAPDSFKESLTAIEVANGIEQGFREIFPEATYIKIPVADGGEGTLQALIDAKQGTLIACEVEDPLGRIITAHYGLTPEGLAIIEMATASGLALLTTEERDPRITTSYGTGELIKDALNRGAKSIMLAIGGSATNDAGSGMLRALGARFLDQAGKEVEGGGIALKSVVKIDLSAFDTRIEDTHFLIACDVDNPLVGERGASAIFGPQKGATPEMVTALDEALTHFAKVTASTIGMDYADRLGAGAAGGLGFAALAYLAGELLPGIDLVMEIVELEKYLLEADLVITGEGKIDGQTIFGKTPKGVAQLAKRYHKPVIGIAGALGGDADAVYSHGIDAVFTITQRPEALEKALLESERNLVHTARNIAKLYQLAQMNASQ, encoded by the coding sequence ATGAAAATTGTTATTGCACCTGATTCATTTAAAGAGAGTTTAACGGCGATTGAGGTTGCCAATGGAATAGAGCAGGGATTTCGCGAGATTTTCCCGGAAGCAACCTATATTAAAATTCCGGTGGCAGATGGCGGGGAGGGAACCTTACAGGCACTCATTGATGCAAAGCAAGGCACATTAATCGCTTGTGAAGTAGAAGATCCCTTAGGGCGCATTATTACGGCACATTACGGTTTAACGCCAGAGGGACTTGCGATTATTGAGATGGCTACGGCAAGTGGATTAGCTTTACTCACTACCGAAGAACGAGATCCGAGAATAACGACCAGTTATGGTACTGGGGAATTAATCAAAGATGCCCTTAATCGCGGTGCTAAGAGTATTATGCTCGCGATTGGGGGAAGCGCTACTAATGATGCCGGCAGTGGAATGTTACGTGCTTTAGGCGCTCGGTTCTTAGACCAAGCAGGAAAAGAAGTTGAAGGCGGTGGTATCGCTTTAAAATCGGTAGTAAAGATTGATCTTTCTGCTTTTGATACTCGTATTGAGGATACTCATTTCTTGATCGCTTGCGATGTGGATAATCCTCTTGTAGGAGAACGGGGGGCTTCTGCTATTTTTGGTCCGCAGAAAGGGGCAACGCCGGAGATGGTCACTGCTTTAGATGAGGCTTTAACTCACTTTGCGAAGGTAACCGCTTCAACGATAGGAATGGATTATGCCGATCGATTAGGAGCAGGCGCTGCCGGCGGATTAGGGTTTGCCGCATTGGCTTATTTAGCGGGAGAACTGCTGCCCGGCATTGATCTGGTAATGGAGATTGTTGAGCTTGAAAAGTATCTATTAGAGGCTGATCTAGTGATTACAGGAGAGGGGAAGATTGATGGGCAGACGATTTTTGGCAAAACCCCGAAGGGGGTTGCGCAATTAGCGAAACGGTATCATAAACCGGTCATTGGGATTGCCGGGGCACTAGGGGGAGATGCCGATGCGGTATATTCTCATGGCATTGATGCAGTTTTCACGATTACTCAACGACCGGAAGCGTTAGAAAAGGCGCTGTTAGAGAGCGAACGGAACTTAGTACATACCGCTAGAAATATTGCGAAACTCTATCAATTGGCACAAATGAATGCTTCGCAATAA
- a CDS encoding GntP family permease, whose protein sequence is MTVTLMGALIALILAIILILKKVPPVYGMLIGAFVGGFIGLITQYSLDQALVSTVNIMMQGAQGIMPAVLRIIAAGVLAGVLIESGAALIIAETIIHKVGESRALLALILATAILTMAGVFIDVAIITVAPIALAIGHKANLSKMAILLAMSGGGKAGNIMSPNPNSIAVADFFNLELTSVMAAGVIPALFGVIVTVFIAKKLVKKGSAIQAQDLTTIDNSRLPNFFCAILGPLVAIGLLMLRPLAKISVDPMIALPIGGLVGAIAMGRAKELNRYVISGLSRMSGIAIMLLGTGTLAGIVGSSELKTAMASIIHAINLPDYMLAPISGAFMGLATASTTAGAAVASASFGQILLGLGVSALGSAAMIQAGATMLDHMPHGSYFHATGGATNMEMRERLKLIPYESLVGFTLAAFSTLIFGVFALF, encoded by the coding sequence ATGACGGTAACACTGATGGGCGCACTGATTGCGCTGATTTTGGCAATTATCTTAATCTTGAAAAAAGTACCGCCGGTATATGGGATGTTAATTGGTGCTTTTGTCGGGGGATTTATTGGATTAATTACGCAATATTCATTAGATCAAGCCTTGGTCTCTACGGTAAATATTATGATGCAAGGGGCTCAGGGCATTATGCCGGCAGTGTTGAGGATTATTGCGGCGGGCGTATTGGCCGGTGTCCTGATTGAATCGGGGGCGGCGCTTATTATTGCCGAAACGATTATCCATAAAGTGGGGGAATCTCGAGCACTATTAGCGCTCATTCTAGCGACCGCGATTTTAACAATGGCCGGAGTCTTTATTGATGTGGCAATTATTACGGTAGCCCCTATCGCATTGGCAATTGGGCACAAGGCCAATTTATCCAAAATGGCCATTTTGTTGGCCATGAGTGGCGGCGGTAAGGCAGGGAATATTATGTCGCCGAATCCTAATAGTATCGCGGTGGCAGACTTTTTTAATTTGGAATTGACAAGTGTAATGGCCGCAGGTGTTATTCCGGCGCTATTTGGGGTTATCGTGACCGTTTTTATCGCTAAAAAGTTGGTTAAAAAAGGGAGTGCAATTCAAGCGCAAGATTTAACCACGATCGATAATAGTCGTCTGCCTAATTTTTTCTGCGCTATTTTAGGGCCTTTAGTGGCTATTGGCCTTTTGATGTTACGCCCTTTAGCAAAGATTAGTGTTGATCCGATGATCGCACTACCGATCGGGGGCTTAGTGGGGGCGATTGCGATGGGAAGAGCAAAAGAGCTCAATCGTTATGTGATCTCAGGATTAAGCCGAATGTCTGGCATTGCCATTATGTTATTAGGAACGGGGACACTCGCTGGGATTGTCGGTTCTTCAGAGTTAAAAACAGCAATGGCAAGTATTATTCACGCCATTAATTTACCCGATTATATGTTAGCACCTATTTCTGGTGCCTTTATGGGATTAGCCACTGCCTCAACGACCGCAGGGGCGGCGGTGGCTTCTGCCTCCTTTGGGCAGATATTATTGGGCTTAGGTGTTTCGGCGTTAGGATCTGCAGCGATGATTCAAGCAGGGGCAACGATGTTAGATCATATGCCACACGGAAGCTATTTCCACGCAACGGGCGGTGCGACCAATATGGAGATGAGAGAGCGCTTAAAATTAATTCCTTACGAATCGTTAGTTGGGTTTACTTTAGCCGCCTTTTCAACCTTGATTTTTGGGGTCTTTGCCCTCTTTTAA
- a CDS encoding Eco47II family restriction endonuclease, translating into MMWDLNFISKADFTKHVEETIKKYGDKLIPYDVNKFNANIVDPIKLLFDKTVYRFSWEEIIKNEIFRQRDKSNNNDIGYFHQNLFSYIQNCTVPDQGWDVIYHQEGGIALPDNDQVSTIYVELKNKHNTMNSASAGKTYIKMQHQLLSDDDCACFLVEAIAKTSQNIKWETTVDKKRVSHKRIRRVSIDQFYALVTGDPQAFYKICMALPTVIEEVMKQSSEIKTPVDQVYQELKAKSESSNSSFEMAIFLLGFNRYEGFSDHP; encoded by the coding sequence ATAATGTGGGATCTTAATTTTATTAGTAAAGCAGATTTTACCAAGCATGTTGAAGAAACAATTAAGAAATATGGTGATAAGCTGATTCCTTATGATGTGAATAAATTTAATGCGAATATTGTAGACCCTATTAAATTACTTTTTGATAAAACAGTCTATCGTTTTTCTTGGGAAGAGATTATTAAAAATGAGATCTTCCGGCAAAGGGATAAGTCCAATAACAACGATATTGGCTATTTTCATCAAAATCTCTTTTCTTATATTCAAAACTGTACAGTACCAGACCAAGGTTGGGATGTAATCTATCATCAAGAGGGCGGAATAGCGCTTCCAGATAATGATCAAGTCAGTACCATTTATGTGGAATTAAAAAATAAGCATAATACAATGAATTCTGCTTCTGCCGGTAAAACTTACATTAAGATGCAACATCAACTTTTGTCAGATGATGATTGCGCCTGCTTTTTAGTGGAAGCAATTGCTAAAACATCTCAGAATATTAAATGGGAGACAACGGTTGATAAAAAGCGAGTAAGTCATAAAAGGATTCGCCGGGTAAGTATTGATCAATTTTATGCTTTGGTAACCGGGGATCCTCAGGCATTCTATAAAATATGTATGGCTCTACCCACTGTTATTGAGGAAGTGATGAAGCAGTCATCAGAGATCAAAACACCGGTTGATCAGGTTTATCAAGAATTAAAAGCGAAAAGCGAATCATCTAATAGCTCTTTTGAAATGGCGATTTTTCTTTTAGGTTTTAATCGTTATGAAGGATTTTCTGATCATCCTTAA
- a CDS encoding DNA cytosine methyltransferase, which produces MNSHQSTVIELFAGAGGLALGLEKAGFHSLGLVEFDRYACDTLRKNRPNWNVIHDDIANISSKDLTEVFGIAKGELDLLSGGAPCQAFSYAGKKLGLEDTRGTLFYHYALFLKQLQPKVFLFENVRGLLSHDNGRTYQIMKQVFKETGYSIQEKVLNAWDYGVPQKRERLIVLGVREDLEDTITISYPEVHSYKPVLRDILLDVPDSEGMRYSKEKEAIFALVPQGGYWRDIPEEIAKPYMKSCWEMGGGRTGILRRMSLDEPSLTVLTSPSQKQTERCHPLENRPFTIRENARCQTFPDEWIFEGSIMQQYKQIGNAVPVNLAYEVGKEIQKGLGYL; this is translated from the coding sequence TTGAATTCCCATCAATCAACGGTCATAGAGTTATTTGCTGGTGCTGGTGGTTTAGCTTTGGGATTAGAAAAAGCAGGATTTCACTCTTTAGGGTTAGTGGAATTTGATAGGTATGCTTGTGATACTTTGCGTAAAAATCGTCCTAATTGGAATGTAATACATGATGATATTGCGAATATCTCATCAAAGGATTTAACAGAAGTATTCGGGATAGCCAAAGGGGAATTAGATCTCTTATCTGGTGGCGCACCTTGTCAGGCTTTTTCTTATGCCGGTAAAAAGCTAGGGCTAGAAGATACACGTGGAACGCTTTTTTATCACTATGCGTTGTTTTTAAAGCAATTACAGCCTAAGGTATTTTTGTTTGAGAATGTGCGTGGCTTATTGAGCCATGATAATGGTAGAACTTATCAGATTATGAAGCAGGTATTCAAAGAAACCGGCTATTCCATTCAGGAAAAAGTATTAAATGCTTGGGATTATGGTGTTCCCCAAAAACGGGAGCGTTTGATTGTCCTCGGTGTGCGAGAAGATTTAGAGGATACTATCACTATCTCTTATCCTGAAGTACATAGTTATAAGCCTGTGTTGAGAGATATTTTGTTAGATGTGCCTGATAGTGAAGGCATGCGTTACTCTAAAGAAAAGGAAGCTATTTTTGCGCTAGTACCTCAAGGAGGATATTGGCGTGATATTCCCGAAGAGATTGCTAAGCCCTATATGAAAAGCTGTTGGGAAATGGGGGGAGGTCGGACAGGAATTTTAAGACGGATGAGCTTAGATGAACCCTCATTAACAGTATTAACATCCCCTTCACAAAAGCAGACAGAGCGGTGTCATCCATTAGAGAATCGGCCATTTACCATTCGGGAAAATGCGCGTTGTCAGACTTTTCCAGATGAATGGATATTTGAGGGAAGTATCATGCAACAGTATAAACAGATCGGAAATGCTGTGCCTGTCAATTTAGCGTATGAAGTGGGTAAAGAAATTCAAAAAGGGTTGGGGTATTTATAA
- a CDS encoding peptidase U32 family protein yields the protein MSLLSHELELLSPARNTEIARAAIIHGADAVYLGGPEFGARHAAENDVAEIARLTEFAHRFNAKVFIALNTILHDNELESARKLIYELYDAGVDSLIIQDMGLLELDLPPIELHASTQTDIRTLDKAKFMADVGFSQLVLARELSLKEIRAIHEARPDTALEFFVHGALCVAFSGQCYISHAETGRSANRGDCSQACRLPYTLKDSEGRVIAFDKHLLSMKDNNQSNNIDALIEAGIRSFKIEGRYKDMAYVKNITAHYRRLLDRYMEQNPAFTRASYGKVVHHFEPNPDKTFNRGSTDYFVNARKEDIGAFDSPKFVGLPIGHILDVKKNFIEVKTTEPLANGDGLNIQIKREVVGFAVNRADKIGENHYLVYPNEMPAEFVTERANIQKKHPLNRNHDQVWSQLLTKDSAERLLEVSLSFSQDEAGYRLELFTPEGHYGYASLSGDFELAKDPEKGLATLEKNLQKFGGSGFLLLDYQIQLSEIPFIPVSMINQLRREAIEALEAAIRLNYVRGSRKAPVDPPAIFPFEELSFLANVYNDRAREFYFKHGVKMIEPAYEAHEELGEVPVMITKHCLRFSYNLCPKQTIGVTGVQGQIKPTPLTLSHKGEEYTLKFNCRPCEMHVMGKMKPHIAKQALLGAELK from the coding sequence ATGAGCCTTTTATCCCACGAATTAGAGTTATTAAGTCCTGCCCGTAATACTGAGATTGCAAGAGCGGCGATTATTCACGGCGCTGATGCAGTCTATCTTGGCGGCCCTGAATTTGGGGCTCGGCACGCGGCGGAGAATGATGTTGCCGAGATTGCGCGTTTAACGGAATTTGCTCATCGTTTTAATGCGAAGGTCTTTATTGCACTCAATACCATTTTGCACGATAACGAGTTGGAATCGGCCCGTAAATTGATCTATGAACTCTATGATGCCGGCGTAGATTCGCTCATTATTCAGGATATGGGCTTGCTTGAACTTGATCTACCGCCGATTGAACTGCATGCCTCGACCCAAACAGATATTCGCACACTGGATAAAGCGAAATTTATGGCTGATGTGGGCTTCTCTCAATTGGTACTTGCGCGGGAATTGAGCCTTAAAGAGATACGGGCGATTCACGAGGCGCGTCCTGATACCGCATTAGAATTTTTTGTTCACGGCGCGCTCTGTGTGGCATTCTCGGGGCAATGTTATATCTCACACGCAGAAACAGGACGTTCGGCCAATCGGGGTGATTGCTCACAAGCCTGTCGTCTTCCTTATACCCTCAAAGATAGTGAAGGGCGGGTGATTGCTTTTGATAAACATCTATTGTCGATGAAAGATAATAATCAATCGAATAATATTGATGCGCTTATTGAAGCAGGGATTCGCTCATTCAAAATTGAAGGGCGTTATAAAGATATGGCGTATGTGAAAAATATCACAGCCCATTATCGTCGCCTATTAGATCGCTATATGGAACAAAATCCGGCCTTTACGCGAGCCTCTTATGGCAAAGTGGTTCATCATTTTGAGCCTAATCCTGATAAGACCTTTAATCGTGGCAGTACCGATTATTTTGTCAATGCTCGTAAGGAGGATATTGGGGCTTTTGATTCGCCTAAATTTGTGGGCTTACCTATTGGGCATATTTTGGATGTCAAAAAGAACTTTATCGAAGTGAAAACCACAGAACCGCTGGCCAATGGCGATGGACTCAATATTCAAATTAAGCGGGAAGTAGTAGGATTTGCCGTTAATCGAGCGGATAAAATTGGGGAGAATCATTATCTTGTATATCCCAATGAGATGCCGGCAGAGTTTGTTACAGAGCGAGCGAATATTCAGAAAAAACATCCGCTTAATCGCAATCACGATCAAGTCTGGAGTCAGCTATTAACCAAAGATTCAGCAGAACGCCTGCTAGAAGTCTCTCTGAGCTTTAGTCAAGATGAGGCGGGCTATCGCCTTGAGCTCTTTACGCCGGAAGGGCATTATGGTTATGCAAGTCTGTCAGGGGATTTTGAATTAGCAAAAGATCCTGAAAAAGGGCTTGCGACGTTAGAGAAGAATTTACAGAAATTTGGAGGAAGTGGCTTCTTACTGCTCGATTATCAGATTCAGCTCTCTGAAATTCCTTTTATTCCGGTCAGTATGATTAATCAATTACGCCGGGAAGCCATTGAGGCCTTAGAGGCGGCGATTCGTCTCAATTATGTTCGTGGAAGTCGTAAAGCACCGGTTGATCCGCCGGCCATTTTCCCCTTTGAGGAGCTCAGTTTCCTAGCGAATGTCTATAATGATAGAGCGAGAGAATTCTACTTTAAACACGGCGTGAAGATGATTGAACCGGCCTATGAAGCCCACGAAGAACTTGGTGAAGTGCCGGTAATGATCACTAAACATTGTCTTCGCTTCTCTTATAATCTCTGTCCTAAACAGACAATCGGCGTAACCGGCGTACAAGGGCAGATTAAACCAACACCGCTAACCCTCTCGCACAAAGGGGAAGAGTACACGCTCAAATTTAACTGTCGCCCTTGTGAAATGCACGTAATGGGGAAAATGAAACCGCATATCGCTAAGCAAGCGCTATTAGGTGCGGAGTTGAAGTAG
- a CDS encoding ferredoxin reductase family protein, with protein MRREKTIIIAIFLFALLLWGVDVLFRFQASDWGVWLWRKELINLTGILAFIPMGIIMILALRPPKLEWLFGGMDKIYYAHKWLGIWSIVFVILHYGMKLSKGILKPFFEQGPKPKDPKLWIFDGMQSLAKDMGEILFYAFVIMLVMTLLKRFPYRFWRLLHKLMGIFFIGVVFHALVLSPARYWTEPVGIVMLLLMAFGIYSAIIAILGRIGQKRRYQATITELDFVAKTAVVTCEMPRDWNHQAGQYAFVQHPQYREKHPFTIASMTRKDQTICFAIKALGHYTRKIGKRWQVGDQLIIEGPYGRFFSMNSDLPKQLWIAGGVGITPFIAWLESLQRENRQKESRQKAITLYYLVRNSEEALMLTELQALAEKANVTLHLHYSDDQGFLDFATLPFDADTSVWFCGPTGIAKAISRQLSLKGLAPHRYLHCEYFEMR; from the coding sequence ATGCGCCGTGAGAAAACAATCATTATCGCCATTTTCCTATTTGCACTACTACTGTGGGGCGTAGATGTGCTGTTTCGGTTTCAAGCTTCTGATTGGGGCGTTTGGCTTTGGCGTAAGGAGTTGATCAATTTAACGGGGATACTCGCCTTTATTCCGATGGGGATTATTATGATTTTAGCGCTTCGTCCGCCGAAATTAGAGTGGCTCTTTGGCGGGATGGATAAGATCTATTATGCCCATAAATGGCTCGGAATTTGGTCCATTGTCTTTGTGATATTGCATTATGGGATGAAGCTCAGTAAAGGAATCTTAAAACCTTTTTTTGAACAAGGCCCCAAGCCGAAAGATCCGAAACTATGGATTTTTGATGGAATGCAATCTCTAGCAAAAGATATGGGGGAGATTCTCTTCTACGCCTTTGTCATAATGTTGGTAATGACGCTCTTAAAACGTTTCCCTTATCGCTTTTGGCGCTTGCTTCATAAATTGATGGGGATCTTTTTTATCGGCGTTGTCTTTCACGCTTTAGTCTTATCGCCGGCGCGCTATTGGACTGAACCGGTTGGGATTGTGATGTTGCTCTTAATGGCGTTTGGGATCTATAGTGCGATCATTGCGATATTGGGGCGAATTGGTCAAAAACGCCGTTATCAAGCGACGATTACGGAGCTCGACTTTGTCGCTAAAACGGCGGTAGTCACTTGTGAGATGCCGAGAGATTGGAATCATCAAGCGGGGCAATATGCCTTTGTACAGCACCCACAATATCGGGAGAAACATCCTTTCACAATCGCATCGATGACCCGAAAAGATCAGACGATCTGTTTTGCAATCAAAGCGTTAGGGCACTATACGCGGAAAATCGGCAAGCGTTGGCAAGTGGGCGATCAGCTGATTATTGAAGGCCCTTATGGCCGATTCTTCTCGATGAACTCAGATCTTCCCAAACAGCTCTGGATTGCCGGCGGTGTTGGAATTACACCCTTTATCGCTTGGTTAGAATCCTTGCAACGAGAGAATCGACAGAAAGAGAGTCGTCAAAAAGCCATTACCCTCTATTATTTGGTTCGTAATTCAGAGGAAGCACTGATGTTAACGGAATTACAAGCGCTTGCGGAAAAGGCGAATGTGACATTACATCTGCACTATAGTGATGATCAAGGGTTTTTAGATTTTGCAACACTACCTTTTGATGCCGATACTTCGGTTTGGTTCTGTGGCCCGACCGGCATTGCCAAAGCGATTAGTCGACAACTATCCCTTAAAGGATTAGCGCCTCATCGTTATCTACATTGTGAATATTTTGAAATGCGGTAA